The following coding sequences lie in one Chryseobacterium culicis genomic window:
- a CDS encoding four helix bundle protein — protein MDRDYTELVIWREGRQLVNLAYILTANFPKEELLALTSHIRRMVTSVSFNITEGSRRQASEDTLQCLHTAGKSLYKLETQFHLALDQHYISKEDFEIINKKILLCKKLVSGFINYKLIENEKFRTII, from the coding sequence ATGGATAGAGACTACACAGAATTAGTAATTTGGAGAGAAGGAAGACAGTTGGTTAATCTAGCTTATATTCTTACTGCAAATTTTCCTAAAGAAGAATTATTGGCTTTAACGAGTCACATAAGAAGAATGGTAACTTCAGTTTCGTTCAATATAACGGAAGGAAGTAGAAGACAGGCTTCTGAAGATACTTTACAGTGTCTGCATACTGCCGGGAAATCTCTTTATAAACTGGAAACTCAATTCCATTTGGCTTTAGACCAACACTATATTTCTAAAGAAGATTTTGAAATAATCAATAAAAAAATCCTCTTATGTAAAAAACTGGTGAGCGGATTTATAAACTATAAATTGATAGAAAATGAAAAATTCAGAACAATTATATAA
- the metH gene encoding methionine synthase, which produces MKYLRLSGLEPLIITPESNFINVGERTNVAGSKKFLRLIKEEKFSEALDIARHQVEGGAQILDVNFDDGLIDGKASMIKFLNLIASEPDIARIPIMVDSSKWEILEAGLQVAQGKCVVNSISLKEGETEFIKHAKAIKRYGAAVIVMAFDEVGQADSFERRIEISKRSYDILVNQIGFPAEDIIFDLNIFPVATGMDEHRRNAIDFIEATRWVRQNLPYASVSGGVSNVSFSFRGNDTVREAMHSVFLYHAIQAGMNIGIVNPAMLEVYDEINKELLELVEDVILDKREDATERLLDYSEKHKSVKKEKTEDLEWRNNPLQERITYALVKGIDRFIEEDVEEARQLAARPLHVIEINLMTGMGVVGDLFGSGKMFLPQVVKSARVMKKAVAYLQPFIEAEKDGAKPANGKILMATVKGDVHDIGKNIVSVVLGCNNYEIVDLGVMVPAEKIIQTAIEEKVDVIGLSGLITPSLDEMVYIASELERQNLDFPLLIGGATTSKAHTAVKIDLKYKNAVVHVNDASRAVNVVSSLLGDRNKEYVSDLKNDYSDFREKFLNRQVDKDYVSIEEARENHFKIDWENEDIFTPNTIGIKVIENQDLRELLPFIDWSPFFRSWDLHGKYPNILEDEVVGVQAKELFKDAQVILKRILDEKLLTAKAIFGIFKANSNESDDILIFDENNNEQAKFLTLRQQAQRSKGKDYLALSDFIAPQSSGKTDYMGAFCVTTGFGTDELSTEYEKANDDYNSIMVKALADRFAEAYAEFLHKKVRTEYWGYANQESLSNEELIAEKYKGIRPAPGYPACPDHLEKKTIWDLLKVEENTGVFLTESLAMFPTASVSGYYFGSPHAKYFGLGKITEDQLKDYAARRSCSIQEARKWLSPNLAD; this is translated from the coding sequence ATGAAATATTTAAGATTATCAGGCCTCGAGCCTCTTATCATAACGCCGGAAAGTAATTTCATCAATGTTGGTGAAAGGACCAATGTTGCCGGATCCAAAAAATTTTTAAGACTCATTAAAGAGGAGAAATTCTCTGAAGCATTAGATATTGCCCGCCATCAGGTAGAAGGAGGTGCACAGATTTTGGATGTCAACTTCGATGATGGATTGATTGATGGAAAAGCATCCATGATCAAATTCCTGAACCTCATTGCTTCAGAACCGGATATCGCAAGAATTCCAATCATGGTAGACTCTTCCAAATGGGAAATTCTGGAGGCAGGTCTTCAGGTTGCTCAGGGAAAATGTGTAGTGAATTCTATCAGTTTAAAAGAAGGAGAGACAGAATTTATCAAACATGCCAAAGCCATTAAAAGATACGGTGCAGCAGTAATTGTAATGGCATTTGATGAGGTAGGGCAGGCAGACAGTTTTGAACGAAGAATTGAAATCTCAAAACGTTCTTATGATATTCTGGTGAACCAGATTGGCTTCCCGGCAGAAGATATCATTTTCGACTTAAATATCTTTCCGGTAGCAACAGGAATGGATGAGCACAGAAGAAACGCCATCGACTTTATTGAAGCTACGCGCTGGGTAAGACAAAATCTTCCCTATGCATCCGTAAGTGGAGGAGTAAGCAATGTATCTTTTTCTTTCCGTGGAAATGATACGGTGAGAGAAGCCATGCATTCTGTATTCCTTTACCATGCCATCCAGGCAGGAATGAATATTGGTATTGTAAACCCGGCAATGCTGGAGGTGTATGATGAAATCAATAAAGAACTTCTGGAGCTTGTAGAAGATGTAATTCTGGATAAAAGAGAAGATGCTACAGAAAGACTTCTCGATTATTCAGAAAAACACAAATCTGTAAAAAAAGAAAAGACCGAAGACTTAGAATGGAGAAATAATCCATTACAGGAAAGAATTACTTATGCCCTGGTAAAAGGTATTGACCGTTTTATTGAAGAAGATGTAGAAGAAGCAAGACAATTGGCTGCAAGACCGCTTCATGTCATAGAAATCAATCTGATGACCGGAATGGGAGTGGTGGGAGATTTATTCGGAAGTGGAAAAATGTTCTTACCACAGGTTGTAAAGTCTGCAAGGGTAATGAAAAAAGCCGTGGCTTATTTACAGCCTTTCATTGAAGCTGAAAAAGACGGAGCAAAACCTGCCAACGGAAAAATATTAATGGCAACTGTAAAAGGAGACGTTCATGATATCGGTAAAAATATTGTGAGTGTCGTTTTAGGTTGTAACAATTATGAAATCGTTGACCTTGGAGTAATGGTTCCGGCTGAAAAGATTATTCAGACTGCTATTGAAGAAAAAGTAGACGTTATCGGACTGAGCGGACTGATTACCCCAAGTTTGGATGAAATGGTATACATCGCTTCAGAATTAGAAAGACAAAATTTAGATTTTCCGTTATTGATCGGTGGTGCTACAACGTCCAAAGCACATACTGCAGTGAAAATCGATTTAAAATATAAAAATGCTGTCGTTCACGTGAATGATGCATCAAGAGCTGTAAACGTAGTAAGTTCATTATTGGGTGACAGAAATAAAGAATATGTTTCGGATTTAAAGAATGACTATTCCGATTTCAGGGAAAAGTTTCTGAACAGACAGGTGGACAAAGATTATGTTTCTATTGAAGAAGCAAGAGAAAATCATTTTAAAATTGATTGGGAAAACGAAGATATTTTCACTCCGAATACGATAGGAATAAAAGTGATCGAAAATCAGGACCTGAGAGAACTTCTTCCTTTTATCGACTGGTCGCCGTTTTTCAGAAGCTGGGATCTTCACGGAAAATATCCGAATATCCTGGAAGATGAGGTCGTAGGCGTTCAGGCGAAAGAATTATTCAAAGATGCCCAGGTGATTCTAAAGAGAATTCTGGATGAAAAGCTTTTAACAGCAAAAGCCATTTTCGGAATTTTTAAAGCCAACTCCAATGAATCCGATGATATTTTGATTTTTGATGAAAATAATAATGAGCAGGCTAAATTTTTAACCCTAAGACAGCAGGCTCAGAGATCAAAAGGAAAAGACTATCTGGCGCTAAGTGATTTCATCGCTCCTCAAAGTTCAGGAAAAACGGATTATATGGGTGCATTCTGTGTAACCACCGGATTTGGTACCGATGAACTGTCTACTGAATATGAAAAAGCCAACGATGATTACAATTCTATCATGGTGAAAGCTCTGGCAGACCGTTTTGCAGAAGCCTATGCTGAATTTTTACATAAAAAAGTAAGAACGGAGTACTGGGGATATGCCAATCAGGAAAGTTTAAGCAACGAAGAATTGATTGCCGAAAAATACAAAGGAATCCGTCCGGCTCCGGGATATCCGGCTTGCCCTGACCACCTGGAAAAGAAAACCATCTGGGATCTTTTAAAAGTAGAAGAAAATACAGGCGTTTTCCTTACAGAAAGCCTTGCCATGTTCCCAACAGCATCCGTTTCCGGATATTATTTCGGAAGCCCGCACGCCAAATATTTCGGATTAGGAAAAATTACAGAAGACCAGCTTAAAGATTATGCAGCAAGAAGAAGCTGTAGCATCCAGGAAGCGAGAAAATGGTTGTCGCCAAATTTAGCAGATTAA
- a CDS encoding fatty acid desaturase family protein, translated as MEKPIYLKDSEDIRLFNELRKKVNQRVEAISENRDIYIQIKAVVLPLIYIGLYFLALLNAEKHWIYILSFVLMGIFLVLIYLNLIHEAAHNNIYKTKRLNTLVLHIFDFIGANSYIWKKRHIASHHAYPNVDGWDTDIEQSGLLLIVPWIKAKGVQKYQDKFFFLVYPLYLFNWMFIRDFRDFFDKERVILKTQGKIPTIEKVKMISYKLFYFFYQIVVPVMLFKISIGLALGAWFLQVISASIFALFVLLPLHPLPDNAFPKLNKENGLPFSWLRHQFEVTNDLKENNWWVRNVLGNFNFHVAHHLFPNYSYMYYNEITEEIEEFAKEHDLAYKRFPLITALSKHRDLLRQNAHNAYYILEE; from the coding sequence ATGGAAAAGCCAATTTATTTAAAAGATTCGGAAGATATCAGATTATTTAATGAGCTGAGAAAGAAAGTAAACCAGAGAGTGGAAGCCATTTCTGAGAACAGAGATATTTACATTCAGATCAAAGCGGTTGTGCTGCCACTGATCTATATCGGGTTGTATTTCCTGGCTCTTTTGAATGCCGAAAAGCATTGGATCTATATTCTGAGTTTTGTTTTAATGGGAATTTTTTTGGTTTTAATTTATTTAAACTTAATTCATGAAGCCGCTCATAATAATATCTATAAAACTAAAAGACTGAATACGCTGGTTCTTCACATTTTTGATTTTATAGGAGCTAATTCCTACATCTGGAAAAAAAGACATATCGCAAGCCACCATGCTTATCCTAATGTGGATGGATGGGATACAGATATTGAACAGAGCGGGTTGCTTTTAATTGTGCCATGGATCAAAGCAAAAGGAGTACAGAAATATCAGGATAAGTTTTTCTTTTTAGTCTATCCGTTGTATTTATTCAATTGGATGTTTATAAGAGACTTCAGGGACTTCTTTGACAAGGAAAGAGTGATTTTAAAGACCCAGGGAAAGATTCCCACCATTGAAAAAGTAAAAATGATCAGTTACAAACTGTTCTATTTCTTTTATCAGATTGTGGTTCCCGTGATGTTATTTAAAATATCAATAGGATTGGCTTTAGGAGCGTGGTTTTTACAGGTGATTTCAGCAAGTATTTTTGCATTGTTTGTTTTACTGCCTTTGCATCCGCTTCCTGATAATGCCTTTCCAAAATTAAATAAAGAAAATGGTCTCCCGTTTAGCTGGCTTCGTCACCAGTTTGAAGTGACCAATGATTTAAAAGAAAATAACTGGTGGGTAAGAAATGTGTTGGGAAATTTTAATTTTCATGTAGCCCATCATCTGTTCCCGAATTACAGTTATATGTATTATAACGAGATCACAGAGGAGATTGAGGAATTTGCTAAAGAACATGATTTAGCTTACAAAAGGTTTCCCCTGATTACAGCTTTAAGCAAGCACAGGGATTTATTGAGGCAGAATGCCCATAATGCCTACTATATTTTAGAAGAATAA
- a CDS encoding O-succinylhomoserine sulfhydrylase, translating into MENFETSAIRTQTERSQFDEHSTPLYLTSSFIFQDAEDMRASFAEEKPKNLYSRFSNPNVTEFTDKIAKMEGAEAGYAFATGMAAIYSTFAALLNAGDHIVSCQSVFGSTHTLFTKYFPKWNIETTYFKAGDAENVEQYIKPNTKILYLETPTNPAIEILDLEFFGQIAKKHNLIFIVDNCFATPYLQQPIKYGADIVVHSATKLIDGQGRVLGGIAVGKEDLIREIYLFARNTGPALSPFNAWVLSKSLETLSIRVEKHCENALKVAEFLESHPNVELVKYPFLKSHPSYEVAKKQMKLGGNIVAFEIKGGIEGGRNFLDKIQMCSLSANLGDTRTIVTHPASTTHSKLSDEERNEVGITAGLVRCSVGLENVEDIIADLKQALD; encoded by the coding sequence ATGGAAAATTTTGAAACATCAGCAATAAGAACCCAGACTGAAAGATCTCAGTTTGATGAGCATTCTACGCCATTATATCTTACTTCCAGTTTTATATTCCAGGATGCAGAGGATATGAGAGCAAGCTTTGCCGAAGAAAAACCTAAAAACCTATACAGCCGTTTTTCCAATCCCAATGTAACAGAGTTTACAGATAAAATAGCTAAAATGGAAGGGGCAGAAGCAGGATATGCCTTTGCGACGGGAATGGCAGCCATCTATTCTACATTTGCTGCCCTACTGAATGCCGGAGATCATATCGTAAGCTGCCAGTCGGTTTTTGGATCTACACACACATTGTTTACCAAATATTTCCCGAAATGGAATATTGAAACTACTTATTTCAAAGCAGGAGATGCTGAGAATGTTGAACAATATATTAAACCCAATACAAAGATCTTATATCTTGAAACGCCTACCAATCCGGCTATTGAAATTTTGGATCTGGAGTTCTTCGGGCAGATTGCAAAAAAACATAATCTTATCTTTATTGTAGATAACTGTTTTGCAACACCTTACCTTCAGCAACCGATTAAATATGGTGCAGATATTGTTGTACACTCCGCAACAAAACTGATTGACGGACAGGGAAGAGTGTTAGGAGGAATAGCAGTAGGAAAAGAAGACCTGATCAGAGAAATTTATCTTTTCGCAAGAAATACCGGGCCTGCATTGTCTCCTTTTAATGCATGGGTATTATCAAAAAGTCTGGAAACATTGTCTATTCGTGTAGAAAAACACTGTGAGAATGCATTGAAAGTAGCAGAGTTTTTAGAAAGCCATCCCAACGTAGAATTAGTAAAATATCCATTCCTGAAATCTCACCCGAGTTATGAAGTAGCCAAAAAGCAGATGAAACTTGGAGGAAATATCGTAGCATTTGAAATCAAAGGCGGAATAGAGGGCGGAAGAAACTTTTTAGATAAGATACAAATGTGCTCACTGTCCGCTAACTTAGGTGATACAAGAACGATCGTTACCCATCCGGCATCTACAACCCACTCCAAACTTTCAGACGAAGAACGAAATGAAGTAGGGATTACGGCAGGATTGGTTCGTTGCTCTGTAGGGCTGGAAAATGTAGAGGATATCATAGCAGACTTGAAACAGGCTTTAGACTAA
- a CDS encoding homocysteine S-methyltransferase family protein → MKNSEQLYKALSERILILDGAMGTMLQRYKFEEEDYRGERFKDWEHPVKGNNDLLSLTQPQAIEEVHKKYLEAGADIIETNTFSGTTIAMADYHMEELVYDLNYESAKIARKACDEYTAKNPDKPRFVAGSIGPTNRTASLSPDVNDPGYRAITFEELRVAYKQQCEALLDGGSDILLVETIFDTLNAKAALFAIDELQDERGIKIPIMVSGTITDASGRTLSGQTAEAFLISVSHLNLLSVGFNCALGADQLTPYLETLAHNSEFYVSAYPNAGLPNAFGKYDETPEDMARQIKEYVEKGLINIIGGCCGTTPEHIKAIADLVEQYPPRKLKEFV, encoded by the coding sequence ATGAAAAATTCAGAACAATTATATAAAGCTCTATCCGAAAGAATTTTAATTCTTGATGGTGCAATGGGAACTATGCTTCAGAGATACAAATTTGAAGAAGAAGATTACCGCGGCGAGCGTTTCAAGGATTGGGAACATCCGGTGAAAGGAAATAATGACCTGCTTTCTCTGACACAGCCTCAGGCTATTGAAGAAGTTCATAAGAAATACCTGGAAGCAGGAGCTGACATCATTGAAACCAATACATTCTCAGGAACTACCATTGCGATGGCAGATTATCACATGGAAGAATTGGTATATGACCTGAACTATGAGTCGGCAAAAATTGCCAGAAAAGCCTGTGATGAATACACTGCAAAAAATCCTGACAAGCCGAGATTTGTAGCAGGATCTATCGGACCCACGAACAGAACGGCAAGTTTAAGTCCGGACGTTAATGATCCAGGATACAGAGCCATCACTTTCGAAGAATTGAGAGTGGCTTACAAACAGCAGTGTGAAGCTTTGCTGGATGGTGGTTCAGATATTCTGTTGGTAGAAACCATCTTTGATACCCTGAATGCAAAAGCAGCCTTGTTTGCTATTGACGAACTACAGGATGAAAGAGGAATTAAAATTCCAATCATGGTGTCAGGAACCATTACCGATGCTTCCGGAAGAACATTGAGCGGGCAGACCGCAGAAGCTTTTCTGATCTCAGTTTCCCATCTGAATTTATTAAGTGTAGGCTTTAACTGTGCATTGGGAGCAGATCAGCTGACTCCTTACCTTGAAACGCTGGCTCATAATTCAGAATTCTACGTTTCAGCATATCCGAATGCCGGTTTACCCAATGCTTTCGGAAAATATGATGAGACTCCGGAAGATATGGCAAGACAGATTAAAGAATATGTGGAAAAAGGATTAATCAATATAATCGGAGGATGTTGCGGGACTACACCTGAGCATATTAAAGCGATTGCGGACCTGGTAGAACAATATCCACCAAGGAAATTGAAGGAATTTGTGTGA
- the metF gene encoding methylenetetrahydrofolate reductase [NAD(P)H] — MKITEHIKNANGKTLFSLEVVPPQKGIGIEDLYTNIDPLMEFKPPFIDVTTSREEYIYLDKGNGLMERRITRMRPGTLGICAAIQHKYNVDTVPHLLCGGFTKEETEYLLVDCMYLGIDNVMALRGDAMKGHQYFEPTHGGHASAMDLVNQINNLGRGKYLHNEEQVCDELNKFCIGVAGYPEKHMEAPSMNYDLKWLKQKVDAGADYIVTQMFFDNKKYIEFVQKAREMGITVPIIPGIKPIATKKHLKILPQVFKIDLPEELISEVENAKNNEAVKQIGIEWSIAQCKELLDFGVPVLHFYSMGKSDNIKKVAGELF; from the coding sequence ATGAAGATAACAGAACACATTAAAAACGCAAATGGAAAAACTTTATTCTCCTTAGAAGTTGTTCCGCCACAGAAAGGAATCGGGATTGAAGATCTCTATACCAATATAGATCCGTTGATGGAATTCAAACCGCCTTTCATTGACGTTACCACATCCAGAGAAGAATATATCTACCTGGACAAAGGAAACGGCCTGATGGAACGCCGTATTACAAGAATGCGTCCGGGAACATTAGGAATCTGTGCGGCTATTCAGCATAAATACAATGTAGATACAGTGCCCCATCTGCTTTGTGGAGGGTTCACAAAAGAAGAAACAGAATATCTGTTGGTAGACTGTATGTATCTGGGGATAGACAATGTAATGGCTTTAAGGGGAGATGCTATGAAAGGACATCAATATTTTGAACCTACTCATGGCGGGCATGCAAGTGCTATGGATCTGGTAAATCAGATTAACAACCTTGGAAGAGGAAAATATCTTCATAATGAAGAACAGGTTTGTGATGAATTGAATAAATTCTGTATCGGAGTTGCCGGATATCCTGAAAAACATATGGAAGCCCCTTCCATGAATTATGACCTGAAATGGCTGAAGCAAAAAGTAGATGCCGGAGCAGATTATATCGTTACCCAAATGTTTTTTGACAATAAAAAGTACATTGAATTCGTTCAGAAAGCAAGAGAAATGGGAATTACCGTTCCGATTATTCCGGGGATCAAACCTATTGCCACCAAGAAACATCTGAAAATCCTGCCACAGGTATTCAAAATAGACCTTCCTGAAGAGCTGATTAGTGAAGTGGAAAATGCAAAAAATAATGAAGCCGTAAAGCAGATCGGAATAGAATGGTCGATTGCCCAATGCAAAGAACTGCTGGATTTCGGAGTTCCTGTTTTGCATTTCTACTCAATGGGTAAAAGCGATAACATAAAAAAAGTAGCCGGTGAGCTATTCTAA